One window of the Labilibaculum sp. genome contains the following:
- a CDS encoding BamA/TamA family outer membrane protein, with translation MKPYEKYKSSYNFPILFFLAGLLLVLGACSTTKYVGEGECLLNKVVVHSDDKSIAASELKRNVKQTPNLKILGVWKFHLGLFNLSGKDKGKGFNKWLRRIGEEPVIYEDFQTKRSLRQLEIYLQKKGYFNAEVRDSVSLKRKKAKVYYFIKSKEPYRYRNVYREINELPYNFLSPFQEKGEMSDTTLIREYIVSDKSNSDVQLGDKVDSDILNKERIRISKLLKNQGYFNFSREYVHFIMDSTNKDNKMDVFVGVKTPEDSKAVKKYRINKVSIFTEYDPKLMLMNDEKYLMDLDTIQHEGVDFIYRKKIKIKPDVILSSILIRKNELYNLKSVEQTYSRLQSLGQFKFLNVKFEENLESNEEEFGSLNCIIQLTPHDQQSYSIEFEGTNSSGNIGFAGNLNYQHKNLFGGAEILDLQFSTAKETLKSNEQTDFSSSEYGVESKLSIPKFLLPLLTAEKFRKSYNPKTVFSLSYNFQKRPDYTRTIADASFGYVWKSSKYLRHTLNLVELNFVDVKNLSEDFLGSINNLYIKNSFTNHVITTSRYSLTYNDQNINRPGDYNYLRFNFESAGNSLKAINKLIGRTEKNDFNDAGNVEGTYYDFIGIRFAQYLKSDIEYRFSHHINEANTMVYRVFLGAGLPYGNLEVLPFEKSYFSGGANGVRAWQVRSLGPGSYFSDDAAIYPNNSADLKLEANLEYRFKLFWVLEGALFVDAGNIWAISKKDDRVGADFKFDRFYKEIALGTGFGTRVDLNFILFRIDLGLKLHDPSLGAEERWIIAHRPFKFSQLTFNIGIGYPF, from the coding sequence TTGAAACCATACGAGAAATACAAAAGTAGTTATAATTTCCCTATTTTATTTTTTTTGGCAGGCCTGCTTTTAGTATTAGGTGCTTGTTCTACTACAAAATATGTTGGTGAAGGTGAATGTCTATTGAATAAGGTTGTTGTCCATTCGGACGATAAGTCTATTGCAGCAAGTGAATTAAAGCGCAATGTAAAGCAAACCCCAAATTTAAAAATATTAGGCGTTTGGAAATTTCATTTGGGGTTATTTAATTTATCAGGTAAGGATAAAGGAAAAGGATTTAATAAATGGTTAAGAAGAATTGGTGAGGAACCAGTTATTTATGAGGACTTTCAAACGAAGCGCTCCTTGAGACAATTGGAGATTTATTTGCAGAAAAAAGGTTACTTCAATGCTGAAGTTCGGGATTCGGTAAGTTTAAAAAGAAAAAAAGCCAAAGTATACTACTTTATAAAATCAAAGGAACCTTATCGTTATAGGAATGTTTACAGGGAAATAAATGAACTTCCTTATAATTTTCTTTCTCCATTTCAGGAGAAAGGGGAAATGTCTGATACAACTCTAATTCGTGAATATATTGTTTCCGATAAAAGTAATTCAGATGTTCAATTAGGAGATAAGGTGGATTCTGACATTTTGAATAAGGAAAGGATCCGAATTTCAAAATTATTAAAGAATCAAGGATACTTTAATTTTTCCAGAGAGTACGTTCATTTTATTATGGATAGTACTAACAAAGACAACAAAATGGATGTTTTTGTTGGGGTAAAAACTCCTGAAGACAGTAAGGCTGTTAAAAAATACAGAATCAACAAAGTATCAATATTTACAGAGTACGATCCTAAGTTGATGTTGATGAATGATGAAAAGTATTTAATGGATTTGGATACTATTCAGCATGAGGGCGTTGATTTTATTTACAGGAAAAAGATAAAAATTAAGCCCGACGTAATCTTATCTTCGATATTGATTCGTAAAAATGAACTCTACAATTTAAAATCAGTAGAACAAACATACAGCCGCCTGCAATCTTTAGGTCAGTTTAAGTTTCTAAATGTGAAATTTGAAGAGAATTTAGAATCTAATGAAGAAGAATTTGGCAGTTTAAACTGCATTATTCAATTAACGCCTCATGATCAGCAGTCTTACTCTATCGAATTTGAAGGCACTAATTCATCCGGCAATATCGGGTTTGCCGGAAATTTAAATTATCAGCACAAAAATTTATTTGGAGGAGCCGAAATTCTTGACCTTCAATTTTCAACAGCAAAAGAGACTTTAAAATCCAATGAGCAAACAGATTTTAGTTCCTCTGAATACGGAGTAGAATCAAAATTGAGTATTCCAAAATTTTTATTGCCTCTTTTAACTGCTGAGAAATTCAGGAAGTCGTACAATCCCAAAACAGTATTTTCTTTGTCGTATAATTTTCAGAAACGACCAGATTATACCCGAACCATCGCCGATGCTAGTTTTGGTTATGTTTGGAAGTCTTCAAAATACCTACGTCACACGCTTAATTTGGTAGAGTTGAATTTTGTTGACGTTAAAAATTTAAGTGAAGATTTTCTGGGATCAATAAACAATTTATATATTAAAAATTCATTTACCAATCACGTAATTACTACCAGCAGGTATTCATTGACATATAACGATCAGAATATTAATAGGCCTGGTGATTATAACTATCTCAGATTTAATTTTGAGTCGGCAGGAAATAGTCTCAAAGCAATCAATAAGTTGATTGGGAGAACTGAAAAAAATGACTTTAACGATGCCGGAAATGTAGAAGGTACCTATTATGATTTTATTGGAATTCGATTTGCCCAATATTTAAAGAGCGATATTGAATATCGGTTTAGTCATCATATTAATGAAGCTAATACAATGGTTTACCGGGTTTTTCTTGGGGCGGGTTTGCCTTACGGGAACTTAGAAGTGTTGCCATTTGAGAAAAGCTATTTTTCAGGTGGAGCGAATGGTGTTAGGGCATGGCAAGTGCGTTCATTGGGTCCGGGATCTTATTTTTCAGATGATGCAGCAATTTATCCAAACAATTCGGCAGATTTAAAACTTGAAGCTAATTTGGAATATCGTTTTAAATTATTCTGGGTTTTGGAAGGAGCCTTATTTGTAGATGCCGGTAACATTTGGGCAATTTCGAAAAAAGACGATCGTGTTGGAGCTGATTTTAAATTTGACAGGTTTTATAAAGAAATTGCTTTGGGAACAGGTTTTGGAACTCGTGTTGATTTGAATTTCATTCTTTTTCGCATTGATTTAGGTCTGAAACTGCACGATCCTTCTCTCGGGGCTGAGGAAAGGTGGATTATTGCGCATCGACCATTTAAGTTTAGTCAACTTACCTTTAATATTGGAATTGGATATCCTTTTTAA
- the fbaA gene encoding class II fructose-bisphosphate aldolase: MKRVLDVVKPGVVTGDDVQKLFQIAKEEGFAIPAVNVIGTNSINAALEAAREVNSPIIIQFSNGGASFFAGKGIAAEGQGAAIIGAVAGAKYVHAVAEHYGIPVVLHTDHAAKKLLPWIDGLLTAGETFFSETGKPLFSSHMLDLSEEPLEENIGTCAKYLERMDKMGMTIEIELGCTGGEEDGVDNSDMDNSLLYTQPEDVALAYETLLKVSSRFTIAASFGNVHGVYKPGNVVLTPKILLNSQSFISEKYGVAKNTVDFVFHGGSGSSVEEIREAISYGVVKMNIDTDTQWACWDGVRAFEAKNHDYLQGQIGNPDGDDKPNKKYYDPRVWLRAGEVSMKDRLVKAFEDLNGVGRN, encoded by the coding sequence ATGAAACGAGTATTAGATGTAGTTAAGCCAGGTGTGGTAACTGGTGACGACGTGCAAAAATTATTTCAAATTGCTAAAGAAGAAGGATTTGCTATTCCTGCAGTAAATGTTATTGGTACTAACTCAATCAATGCTGCTCTTGAAGCTGCACGTGAAGTTAACTCACCAATCATCATTCAGTTCTCAAATGGCGGTGCTTCATTTTTCGCTGGAAAAGGAATTGCTGCTGAAGGACAAGGTGCTGCTATTATTGGTGCTGTTGCAGGGGCTAAATATGTTCATGCTGTAGCTGAACATTATGGTATCCCAGTTGTATTGCATACCGATCATGCGGCTAAAAAATTACTTCCTTGGATCGATGGTTTATTGACTGCAGGTGAAACTTTTTTCTCAGAAACAGGAAAGCCATTGTTTAGCTCACACATGTTGGATTTATCTGAAGAACCATTGGAAGAAAATATTGGTACTTGCGCTAAGTATTTAGAGCGTATGGATAAAATGGGTATGACTATCGAAATAGAGTTAGGTTGCACTGGCGGAGAAGAAGATGGTGTAGACAATTCAGATATGGATAATTCATTATTATATACACAACCTGAAGATGTAGCCTTGGCTTATGAAACTTTATTAAAAGTTTCTTCTCGTTTTACAATTGCAGCCTCTTTTGGTAACGTACATGGTGTATATAAGCCAGGTAACGTGGTTTTAACTCCAAAAATCCTATTGAATTCTCAATCTTTTATTTCGGAGAAATATGGTGTAGCTAAAAATACAGTTGATTTTGTTTTCCATGGTGGATCAGGTTCAAGTGTTGAAGAAATTCGCGAAGCAATTTCTTACGGAGTTGTTAAAATGAATATTGACACAGATACTCAGTGGGCATGCTGGGATGGTGTCCGCGCTTTCGAAGCTAAGAATCATGATTATCTGCAAGGTCAAATTGGAAACCCTGATGGGGATGACAAACCAAACAAGAAATATTACGATCCTCGTGTATGGTTACGTGCAGGTGAGGTTTCTATGAAAGATCGATTAGTAAAGGCTTTCGAAGATTTAAATGGGGTAGGACGTAACTAA
- a CDS encoding sodium-dependent transporter — protein sequence MNKNKLSSRDVFSSKFGVIAAAAGSAVGLGNIWKFPYITGVYGGAAFLFVYLGFIALIGLPVMLSELAIGRKSKRNVFGAFKYLAPNSPWKFVGMLGVAAAVMILAFYGVVAGWSIDYIAKAATESFSAKSPDEMESMFVNFIESPVSPILYQLLFMIMTMAIVIVGVKDGIEKYAKFLMPLLVIIIIVLCIRSVTLEGASEGLKFLFNPDFSKLTADGILSALGHAFFSLSLGMGTLVTYGSYIDNKNNIAVTALQVTIADTVIAILAGIAIFPAVFAFGIEPSSGPGLVFITLPNVFQQMPGGFFFSILFFLLLTVAALTSSISILEVVVAYFREELNLKRNFSTILATVMISIIGIFCSLSMGMLKEYTMFGLNFFDLLDWISANILLPLGGLFISLFVGWYLGRKKMEKEFAKGAYIVNWLLTVFIFLVKFIAPGAIAIVFLHGLGVFNFG from the coding sequence ATGAATAAAAATAAGCTCTCTTCCCGCGATGTGTTTTCAAGTAAGTTTGGTGTAATTGCGGCCGCAGCAGGTTCTGCTGTAGGTTTGGGGAATATCTGGAAGTTTCCATACATTACCGGAGTGTATGGCGGTGCTGCATTTTTATTTGTGTATTTAGGATTTATTGCTCTTATCGGATTGCCTGTAATGCTTTCAGAATTGGCAATCGGACGTAAATCCAAAAGGAATGTATTCGGAGCCTTTAAGTATTTAGCTCCAAATTCTCCATGGAAATTTGTAGGAATGCTTGGTGTTGCGGCTGCTGTAATGATCTTGGCATTTTATGGGGTTGTTGCAGGTTGGAGTATTGATTATATAGCTAAAGCAGCCACAGAGAGTTTTTCGGCCAAGAGCCCTGATGAGATGGAGTCGATGTTTGTGAATTTTATTGAGAGTCCTGTATCGCCAATTCTGTACCAGCTTTTATTTATGATAATGACAATGGCAATTGTTATTGTTGGAGTAAAAGATGGAATCGAAAAATATGCGAAGTTTTTAATGCCATTATTAGTTATAATAATCATTGTGCTCTGTATCAGGTCAGTAACTCTTGAGGGAGCTTCGGAGGGATTGAAGTTTCTTTTTAATCCTGATTTTTCAAAATTAACAGCCGACGGAATATTGAGCGCTTTGGGGCATGCATTTTTCTCTCTGAGTTTGGGGATGGGAACGCTGGTAACTTATGGTTCTTACATTGATAATAAGAATAATATTGCTGTAACAGCTCTTCAGGTCACTATTGCTGATACTGTGATTGCAATATTGGCGGGAATAGCTATTTTTCCTGCAGTTTTTGCATTTGGAATTGAGCCCAGTAGTGGTCCAGGTCTTGTGTTTATTACATTGCCCAATGTTTTTCAACAAATGCCAGGTGGTTTTTTCTTTTCAATTTTATTCTTTTTACTCTTGACAGTTGCAGCCTTAACATCCTCAATTTCTATACTGGAAGTTGTAGTGGCCTATTTTCGGGAAGAGCTTAATTTGAAACGGAATTTCTCAACCATTTTGGCAACCGTAATGATCTCTATTATTGGAATATTCTGCTCCTTGTCAATGGGAATGTTGAAAGAATACACAATGTTCGGTTTGAACTTTTTTGATTTGTTGGATTGGATTTCAGCTAATATACTCCTTCCGCTTGGAGGTTTATTTATTTCCTTGTTTGTGGGATGGTATTTAGGACGAAAGAAAATGGAAAAGGAGTTCGCGAAAGGAGCTTATATTGTGAATTGGCTGCTTACGGTATTTATATTCCTTGTGAAGTTTATTGCTCCTGGTGCCATTGCAATTGTTTTTCTACACGGGCTGGGAGTATTTAATTTTGGATAA
- a CDS encoding helix-hairpin-helix domain-containing protein, with amino-acid sequence MNFKHIVREYFSYSASEKNGLLVLVVLLMAMYFLPLVFQLGEVSEFVIDQEKQIQIDSLISSIENKEKHKRKQTLFVNLDFFDPNKASKEELMNLGFTSFQTNNLIKFRNKGGRFTAKTDLLKIYGISQYDFEILNDYIRISVDENRKKESRISSKKEYNLFSFDPNVISLNKWDSLGVKKKISVRIKKYLASGGSFRQATDLKKIYGFDSAKLAELLPYVNIIVKVNSERSSQKIHVRLNSSDTTQLKQLPGIGSVLSARIVNYRDLLGGFVSKDQVLEVYGISKEKFLRIESCIEVDSISIRRLLINSFDELLLRKHPYINLRIAKDIIRYRERNGNFTSVDQLQTHKLIPDSIFIKLAPYLELK; translated from the coding sequence ATGAATTTTAAGCACATTGTTAGAGAGTATTTTTCCTATTCAGCTTCTGAGAAAAATGGATTATTGGTACTTGTTGTATTGTTGATGGCAATGTATTTTTTGCCTTTGGTTTTTCAGCTCGGTGAAGTATCGGAATTTGTAATCGATCAAGAAAAACAAATTCAAATTGATAGTCTCATTTCTTCGATTGAAAATAAAGAGAAGCATAAGAGGAAACAAACTCTTTTTGTGAATTTAGATTTTTTTGATCCCAATAAAGCGAGTAAAGAAGAATTGATGAATCTGGGTTTTACTTCTTTTCAAACCAACAATTTAATTAAGTTTAGAAACAAAGGAGGAAGGTTTACGGCGAAAACCGATCTTCTTAAAATTTATGGAATCTCTCAATACGACTTTGAAATACTGAACGATTACATTCGTATTTCTGTTGATGAAAATCGTAAGAAAGAGAGCCGGATAAGTTCGAAGAAAGAATACAATCTATTCTCTTTTGATCCAAATGTAATATCCTTGAATAAATGGGATAGCTTGGGCGTTAAAAAAAAGATAAGTGTTCGCATTAAAAAATATCTTGCTTCCGGAGGGAGTTTTAGGCAGGCGACTGATTTAAAAAAGATTTATGGTTTTGATTCTGCTAAGCTTGCGGAACTTTTACCTTATGTGAATATAATTGTTAAAGTTAATAGCGAAAGGTCTTCGCAAAAAATACATGTCCGGCTAAATAGCTCTGATACAACTCAATTAAAGCAACTGCCGGGGATTGGTTCTGTGCTTTCGGCGAGAATTGTTAATTATCGGGATTTATTGGGTGGATTTGTTTCGAAGGATCAAGTGCTGGAGGTTTATGGTATTTCAAAGGAAAAATTTCTTCGAATCGAATCATGTATTGAAGTCGATTCCATTTCTATCAGAAGGCTGTTGATAAATTCTTTCGATGAACTACTTTTAAGAAAACATCCTTATATCAATTTACGAATTGCAAAAGATATTATCCGTTATCGGGAGCGAAATGGCAATTTCACTTCTGTTGATCAATTACAAACTCATAAATTAATCCCTGATTCAATATTTATCAAATTGGCTCCTTATTTGGAATTAAAATAG
- the rpsU gene encoding 30S ribosomal protein S21, producing MIIIPMKEGENIERALKKFKRKFEKTGVIKELRGRQVYTKPSVKKRVEKLHAIYVQNMQQNED from the coding sequence ATGATTATTATTCCGATGAAAGAAGGCGAAAACATTGAAAGAGCCTTGAAAAAATTCAAAAGAAAATTCGAAAAGACTGGAGTAATCAAAGAACTAAGAGGAAGACAGGTTTATACAAAACCTTCTGTGAAGAAAAGAGTAGAAAAGTTGCATGCTATCTACGTTCAGAATATGCAGCAGAACGAAGATTAA
- a CDS encoding tyrosine-type recombinase/integrase, with product MSYKESFLSYLQFEKRYSVHTILSYDCDLTQFFDFMSKNEVEEVKDVDFKNVRKWIVFLMNEGNSSRTVNRKLSSLKSFFKFLLRESVVETNPMDRVVGPRQGKKLPGFVAEHAMQLLREVEFGEGFEGVRDRLVVEMFYQTGMRLSELMNLKITDFDRKTSLVKVLGKRNKERIIPVSKSLEKLLDEYLEERNRTFEERSDFLFVTKKGVPVYEKLLYRIVTKYLSKITTLAKRSPHVLRHTFATHLLNNGAELNAVKELLGHSNLSATQIYTHTTFERLNKVYKQAHPRA from the coding sequence ATGAGTTATAAGGAATCTTTTCTGTCTTATTTACAATTCGAAAAACGATATTCGGTACATACTATTCTATCTTACGATTGTGATTTGACTCAGTTTTTTGATTTCATGTCGAAAAATGAAGTTGAGGAAGTCAAAGATGTAGATTTTAAAAATGTACGGAAATGGATCGTTTTTTTGATGAATGAAGGTAACTCTTCACGAACAGTAAATAGGAAATTGTCTTCTTTGAAATCCTTTTTTAAATTCTTGTTGCGGGAATCTGTTGTTGAGACCAATCCTATGGATCGGGTTGTAGGGCCACGGCAAGGGAAGAAATTGCCTGGGTTTGTTGCAGAGCATGCAATGCAGTTACTGCGGGAAGTTGAATTTGGTGAAGGATTTGAAGGGGTTAGGGATAGATTAGTTGTTGAAATGTTTTATCAGACAGGCATGCGATTGTCAGAGTTGATGAATCTTAAAATCACTGATTTTGATCGTAAAACCTCTTTGGTGAAGGTCTTAGGTAAACGAAATAAGGAAAGGATCATTCCGGTAAGCAAGAGTCTGGAAAAACTTCTTGATGAATATCTTGAGGAAAGAAACAGAACTTTTGAAGAGAGGAGTGATTTTCTTTTTGTAACTAAAAAGGGGGTGCCTGTATACGAAAAGTTGTTGTATCGGATTGTGACAAAATATTTGTCAAAGATTACAACGCTTGCCAAGCGAAGTCCACATGTGCTGCGACATACGTTCGCTACACATTTGTTAAACAACGGAGCTGAATTGAATGCGGTTAAAGAATTGCTTGGTCATTCCAATCTTTCTGCAACTCAAATTTATACTCATACTACATTCGAGCGTTTAAATAAAGTATATAAACAAGCTCATCCAAGAGCATAA
- the hpf gene encoding ribosome hibernation-promoting factor, HPF/YfiA family, with the protein MVNIQSIGFVADSKLETFIQSKVNKLLKLDDNDVVGVEVFLRLEKSVTSENKVVEIILDLKGADLFAKKQSQSFEESTDMVIEALRRQLVKHKEKLRAK; encoded by the coding sequence ATGGTAAATATTCAATCAATTGGTTTTGTTGCTGACAGTAAGCTTGAAACTTTTATTCAGAGTAAAGTGAATAAATTGTTGAAGCTTGATGACAATGATGTTGTTGGGGTTGAGGTTTTTCTTCGTTTGGAGAAGTCTGTTACTTCAGAAAATAAAGTAGTGGAAATTATTTTAGATTTGAAAGGTGCTGATTTGTTTGCAAAAAAGCAAAGTCAAAGCTTTGAAGAGTCTACAGATATGGTGATTGAAGCTCTTCGTCGTCAACTCGTGAAACACAAAGAAAAACTTCGCGCAAAATAA
- the tuf gene encoding elongation factor Tu encodes MAKEHFDRSKPHVNIGTIGHVDHGKTTLTAAITTVLAKKGYCEIKSFDSIDNAPEEKERGITINTAHVEYSTENRHYAHVDCPGHADYVKNMVTGAAQMDGAILVCAATDGPMPQTREHILLARQVNVPKMVVFLNKVDMVDDEEMLELVEMEVRELLDFYEFDGDNTPIIAGSALGGLNGEPEWEEKILELMAAVDSWIPLPPRDVDKPFLMPIEDVFSITGRGTVATGRIETGIVKTGEELQIIGLGAEGMKTVCTGVEMFRKILDEGQAGDNVGLLLRGIEKSSIKRGMVICHPKTITPHTKIKAEIYVLKKEEGGRHTPFHNKYRPQFYIRTLDVTGEITLPEGVEMVMPGDNVTINVELITPVACSIGLRFAMREGGRTVGAGQITEIIE; translated from the coding sequence ATGGCTAAAGAACATTTTGACAGGTCAAAACCACACGTAAATATCGGTACCATTGGTCACGTAGATCACGGTAAAACTACCTTGACTGCTGCGATCACAACTGTGTTAGCAAAAAAAGGATATTGCGAAATAAAGTCTTTCGATTCTATCGATAACGCACCTGAAGAAAAAGAAAGAGGTATTACTATTAATACTGCTCACGTTGAATATTCAACTGAGAATCGTCATTACGCTCACGTTGACTGTCCTGGTCACGCGGATTACGTAAAGAATATGGTAACTGGTGCTGCTCAGATGGATGGTGCTATTTTGGTTTGTGCTGCAACTGATGGTCCTATGCCTCAAACTCGTGAGCACATCTTGTTGGCTCGTCAGGTAAACGTTCCTAAAATGGTAGTTTTCTTGAACAAAGTTGACATGGTTGACGATGAAGAGATGCTTGAGTTGGTAGAGATGGAAGTTCGTGAGCTTTTGGATTTTTACGAATTTGATGGAGATAATACTCCGATCATCGCTGGATCTGCTCTTGGTGGATTGAATGGTGAGCCGGAATGGGAAGAAAAAATTCTTGAACTTATGGCTGCTGTTGATTCATGGATTCCACTTCCTCCTCGTGATGTAGATAAGCCTTTCTTGATGCCAATCGAGGATGTGTTCTCTATCACAGGTCGTGGTACTGTTGCAACAGGTCGTATCGAAACTGGTATTGTTAAGACTGGTGAAGAACTTCAGATTATCGGTTTAGGTGCTGAAGGTATGAAAACAGTTTGTACTGGTGTTGAGATGTTCCGTAAGATTTTGGATGAAGGTCAGGCTGGTGATAATGTTGGATTGTTGTTGAGAGGTATTGAGAAGTCTTCTATCAAACGTGGAATGGTTATTTGTCATCCTAAAACTATTACTCCTCATACAAAGATCAAAGCTGAGATTTATGTATTGAAGAAAGAAGAAGGTGGTCGTCACACTCCTTTCCATAACAAATACCGTCCTCAGTTCTATATCAGAACTCTTGATGTAACAGGTGAAATCACTCTTCCAGAAGGAGTAGAGATGGTAATGCCAGGTGATAACGTTACTATTAATGTTGAATTAATCACTCCAGTTGCTTGTTCTATAGGTTTACGTTTTGCTATGCGTGAAGGTGGTAGAACAGTAGGTGCAGGTCAGATTACTGAAATTATTGAGTAA
- the secE gene encoding preprotein translocase subunit SecE, with protein MRLKIYFEEVYKELVQKVSWPSWSELQSSAIVVMVASAIIATAIFAMDFGFKNLMDIIYSMFY; from the coding sequence ATGAGACTAAAAATTTATTTTGAAGAAGTTTATAAAGAACTAGTTCAGAAAGTATCCTGGCCATCATGGTCTGAACTTCAAAGTAGTGCGATCGTTGTAATGGTTGCTTCCGCTATTATTGCAACAGCGATTTTCGCTATGGACTTTGGGTTCAAAAATTTGATGGATATTATATACAGTATGTTTTACTAA
- the nusG gene encoding transcription termination/antitermination protein NusG, with protein MVEIDRKWYVLRTVGGKEKKVKEYIDSEISNLGLQEYVSQVLIPTERVFQVRNGKKISKERIFLPGYILIEAALVGEIPHILRGITNVIGFLGDTKGGDPTPMRMSEVNRILGKVDELSGKDEEINIPYFVGEMIKVTDGPFNGFTGVIEEVNAEKKKLKVMVKIFGRKTPLELSFMQVEKE; from the coding sequence ATGGTTGAAATTGATAGAAAATGGTATGTTCTTAGGACTGTCGGAGGAAAAGAAAAGAAAGTCAAAGAATATATTGATAGTGAAATTTCTAATCTAGGTCTGCAGGAGTATGTATCACAGGTTCTAATTCCTACCGAAAGAGTATTTCAAGTGCGCAACGGTAAAAAAATTAGCAAGGAAAGAATATTCTTACCTGGCTATATTCTTATTGAAGCAGCACTCGTTGGCGAAATTCCCCACATCCTTCGTGGTATCACGAATGTGATTGGCTTCCTGGGGGATACTAAAGGCGGCGACCCAACACCAATGCGAATGTCAGAAGTGAATCGTATTCTTGGAAAGGTTGATGAATTATCCGGTAAAGATGAGGAGATTAATATTCCTTATTTTGTTGGAGAAATGATTAAGGTAACGGATGGACCGTTTAATGGTTTTACTGGTGTGATTGAAGAGGTGAATGCTGAGAAGAAGAAACTAAAAGTTATGGTTAAAATCTTCGGAAGAAAGACTCCTCTTGAATTAAGTTTCATGCAAGTAGAAAAAGAATAA
- the rplK gene encoding 50S ribosomal protein L11 → MAKEVAGLIKLQIKGGAANPSPPVGPALGSKGVNIMDFCKQFNARTQDQAGKVIPVVITVYSDSSFEFITKTPPVAVQILEAAKLKSGSAESNRVKVGSISWDKVREIAEGKMKDLNAFKIESAMSMVAGTARSMGVTISGDNPLNQ, encoded by the coding sequence ATGGCTAAAGAAGTTGCAGGATTAATAAAATTGCAGATCAAAGGTGGTGCTGCAAATCCTTCACCCCCAGTAGGACCGGCATTAGGGTCTAAAGGGGTTAATATTATGGATTTTTGTAAACAATTCAATGCAAGAACTCAGGATCAGGCTGGAAAAGTAATTCCAGTTGTGATTACAGTTTATTCTGATAGTTCTTTTGAATTTATTACAAAAACTCCTCCCGTTGCTGTTCAAATTCTAGAAGCTGCTAAATTAAAATCTGGTTCTGCTGAATCAAACCGTGTTAAGGTTGGTTCTATTTCTTGGGATAAAGTTCGCGAGATAGCAGAAGGAAAGATGAAAGATTTGAATGCTTTTAAGATAGAAAGCGCCATGAGTATGGTTGCTGGAACAGCAAGAAGTATGGGTGTCACTATTAGTGGTGATAATCCTCTTAATCAATAA
- the rplA gene encoding 50S ribosomal protein L1, whose translation MGKLTKNSKLASAKVETGKLYSIDEAAKLVKEITFTKFDASMDMDVRLGVDPRKANQMVRGIVTLPHGTGKDVRVLVLCTPDKEEEARAAGADHVGLDDYVAKIKAGWTDIDVIITMPTVMAKVGALGRVLGPRGLMPNPKSGTVTMDIAKAVAEVKAGKIDFKVDKYGIIHSSIGKVSFDVDKIHENAKEFVSTINKLKPSAAKGTYIKSVYLSSTMSLGIQVDVKSILD comes from the coding sequence ATGGGTAAACTAACAAAAAATAGTAAGTTAGCTTCAGCGAAAGTGGAGACTGGTAAGCTATATTCTATCGACGAAGCAGCAAAGTTGGTTAAGGAGATTACTTTCACCAAATTTGACGCCTCAATGGATATGGATGTTCGCTTAGGAGTTGACCCAAGAAAAGCTAACCAAATGGTTCGTGGTATTGTTACCCTTCCTCATGGTACTGGTAAAGATGTTCGTGTTTTAGTTCTTTGTACTCCTGATAAGGAAGAAGAAGCTAGAGCTGCAGGTGCTGACCATGTTGGCCTTGACGATTATGTTGCCAAGATCAAAGCGGGATGGACTGACATAGATGTTATCATCACCATGCCTACTGTTATGGCAAAAGTTGGTGCTTTAGGACGAGTTTTAGGACCACGCGGTTTAATGCCAAATCCTAAATCTGGTACTGTAACAATGGATATTGCTAAGGCAGTTGCCGAAGTGAAAGCTGGAAAGATTGATTTTAAGGTCGATAAATATGGTATTATTCACTCATCCATTGGTAAAGTATCTTTCGATGTAGATAAAATTCATGAAAATGCTAAGGAGTTTGTTAGCACAATCAATAAATTGAAACCTTCTGCAGCAAAAGGAACTTATATCAAGAGTGTATACCTGTCAAGTACAATGAGCCTTGGTATTCAGGTGGATGTCAAGTCAATTCTTGACTAA